GATCGTGGGGCCGGACGGGGCGCGTGGGCACGCGGTCCGTACGGCCCTCGGGCGGAAACATCCCCCACGGCCGTAACTTTCTTCTTATCGTTCTCGTCCGTCACGACCGCGAACCGGTCGTTCGGTGCTTGGATGCGAAGGTAACGGTTCATCGCACGATCGACAAGAGACGTCCGCATAAGTGGTTGACAGCCTCGACGACTTGCGACTAGAGGCCCGCCTCCCAATGGATCGTTGCCCGATCCTCTAATGGTAAGAGAGCGGACTCTGACTCCGTCAATCAAGGTTCGAATCCTTGTCGGGCATCCATCTTCGATTGCGGTATCAGGTAGCGATCGCGCCTAGATCCGGATGGCGCTTTTGACGCCCTTTCCTGATATCAGCGAGCATCCGAACCCTCGCCATTTCCTGAAGTGGCGGCATCCCGCGCTGGCCGGACAGCATGAAGCTGCGGCGCTTCCTTCGAGCTGGAAGCGTTCGGGATTGTTCGAATGTCCCTCGAGGAACCGACGGCTTGGCGCGGCGGCTCGGGCCGGCATTCCGGTCCGGTGACGTCATCTTGCCGCGGAGGCCGGGGGCGTCGAGCCCGCTAACCACCCACCATAGCTTCCGATACACGCGGCGAGGCCCAAATTGCACGCGATTAGGGCGGCTGCATACCGCCAGGAAATCGCGATCGGCCAGTCCCAGACAGAACTCGCCACGAGGGCCAGTAAATAGCCGCAGGCCACACCGAGAAACGAGCCCGCGATCGTGAGAATAAGGTTCTCGATGATGATCTGTCGCGCGACGTTATGGCGGAGCGCACCCATTGCCATCCGGATCGCGAATTCGCGCCGGCGAAGTTGGCAAGCGGCGATCGTCACGGCGCAATAGCAAATGACGCTGACGAGGATGACTATGGCCGTGATACTTGCAAGCAATCGCGCCACCATGTTCCGTTGACGTTCCTGATCACGGACGCTCGCCTCGGGATCGTCGAAGAGATAGGGCGAAAGCCGGGTCTGCGGCACACCGTGACGCTTTCGCAGAAGCGTGTCTGCGCTCGTTCGCGCGGCCGCCATGTCTTCGCCTTCCGGAAAGAAGAGCGTAAGCCAACTCACCGCTCGCCGCGGCTCCTCCTCCTGGCCAAAATATCGTTTGACGATCTGGAAGGGCAGGATCGCCGCGTCGACGAAACGACGCGCCGGACGTGTATCCGGATATCGCAACACGCCGATGATTTCGCAGCTCACGCCTGAAAGATGCAGCGTTCGACCCACGGTCGCGCCATCGCCGAGCTGATCTGCCGCGCCACTACCGAGCAGGCAGACGCGCGCATTCTCCTCCAGTTCGGTTTCGGTAAACCACCGGCCTGATGCAAGCGGCGTATCCAGTTCGGACCGATACTGACCGAGCACGCCATAGACCGGAATATTGGCGGCGCCGTTTTCGAAGCGGACTGCAGCTCGGCCCGTCGTCCAAGTCGCCGCTTCCGTCGCTCGCGGCATGGCTTGGCGAAGGAATGTCAGATCATCCAGACTCGGCGGGCCTACTCGTTCGTTCGTGATCTCGTTCGCACGAATCGTTAGCGTAAAGGCAGAGCGTCCGAAGCTCATCCGACGCAGGATGTCATCGAAGCCTCCGATGATCGCGGTGCAGAAGAAGACCGAGCTCACAGCACACATGACCGTGATCAATATCGTCCCACTCCGCCAGCGGGCGGAGCCGATGCCCCAAAGCGCCGACTGCAGCGTGATGTTCATTCATCCGCCTCGAGACGTCCCCGATGCATAGCGAGGCGACGCGACAACCGGCCCATGACAAGCGGGTCATGGGTGGAACACACGACCAAGGTTCCGCGGCTTGCGGATGCGGCCAGCGCGTCGATGACTGCGAGGCTGTTCGCCTCGTCTAGCGACGCCGTCGGCTCATCGCAGATGAGGATCGCTGGCTCCTTCAGAAGCGCACGCAGCAGTGCGATCCGCTGTCGCTCGCCACCCGACAGATTGTCGACCGGCCTGTCTGCGAAGCCATGCAGATGATACTCCGCGAGCTTCATGAAGGCCTTCTCCCGGGCTCGTTTGCCGGACCAGCCCATGTAGCGCAGCGGCAGCGTCAGATTGCCGATGACCGACATATTCGCCAGCAACCCTGCATCCTGGAAGAGAAAGCCGATCCGGTCCCGCCGTAGACGCGCGATGCGACGATCCAGCTTGCCGGGTGTCACGATTTCTTCGCCGATCCGCAGCGTACCGGCACTCGGCGCGTCGAGCAGACCGATCAGGTTGAGCAGGGTAGATTTCCCGCAGCCCGACGGCCCGATCACGCCGACGAACGAGCCTGCATGCAGATCGAAGTCGACACTATCCACCGCGGTCGTTTGGGTAGCGCCGGATCCGAACCGGCGACTGACGCCGCGCGCTTCGATAAGCGGGCTCATGTTTCTTTCGGAGGGACCCGGCGTGCCTCGCCCAGCACGACCGTCTCGCCGGGCCGCAGGCCGCTGATCGCGGCAAAGACATCCTCTCCCTGTTCACCTACCCGGATCAGCCGTCGAACGGGCTTTCCGCCCTCCAGCACGAAGATTCGCCGCAGCCCCTTCGAAAACAGAAAGCCGAATTCATATCCTTCCCCCATAGCGATCGCCAGTCGCCGTTCCTCGGCATCTTTCGCACTCTGCAGCGCCTTCGTCATCGAGGGCGTCATCAGCGGAATATAGTCAGGGGGGCGGAAATACAGTGCCTTCACCGGCACCTTCAGTACGTTGCGTGCATCGGCATTCACGAACTCGACATTGGCTGTCATACCGGGGCGAATGGTCGGGTTCGAACGCGTAAACGACAGCGAGATCGTATAGTAAATGAACCGACCCTCTTTGATCGGGCGGTTGCTGATGTAGGCGATGGTCGCAGGAAAAGTCTCGTTTGGAGCCGTATCGACGCTGAACCGTATGTTTTCCGCCTGCTGTGCCCGCGCAAGATCCTGTTCGGGGACCTTTACCTTGACCTGAAGCGCGTCGCCGCCGCCCGCCAGGTAGAACGCATCGGCGAGCGAGGGACCGACGATCTGACCCGGTACGATCGAAACATCCTCCACCGTGCAGGAACAGGGTGATCGAAGGATTTCCTGCTCAGCGACCCGGGTCCGCAGGCGGGATGTTCTCGACGTCAACGCCGCCAGCTTGCGCTCCGCACTGCGAACATTGAGTTGCTCGGACTCGAGATCCTTTGCTTCCGCAGCCAATCGCGCATTCGGAACGAACCCTTTTTCATGAAGCTGCTTGACGCCGGCAAAGGTCGCCGCAGCCTTCGCCTGCCGATTGTGGGCGATCTCAAGCGCAATGCGCGCCTGTTCGAGATCAATCGAAGCGTCGTTCGCAGCGTCGGATGGTTCACGCAGCGAAAGGCGCGCAAGCGGCTGTCCCTTTACGACGTGATCACCCAGTCGGGCGGAAACGGACACGACCTGCGCGTCGGCAAGAACCGGCACCATCATCTCGATGGGCTGGCGGACATCGCCGACGGCCTGGACGATGTCTCGTAAGTCGCCGCGCTGAACGTCGATCGTTTCATAGCGCTGCTGATCTTCACGGTCCGAACAGGACAGCAAGGTAAGAAGGATCAGCGGAAGCAACGGCCGGACGGGATTTCCAAACATCACGCCTCGTCTTTGTCCGTTCACCGTAGGATCTGATCGATAATCGTGGCGCCACCCACTCCATCTTGACGCAGCATGAGACCATGACGGATCGAGATGTAATATCGCAGATCCTGTATCGTGATGCTTTCCACCGCCGGTACTGATCTGACATCCCGGACCCTGACGGGACGGACCACCCGGAACACCTTCGCAGCTTCGGTAAGCTGGCCAGTCCTTATGTCAGCGCAACCCAGGAGCTTCACCCGCATCTGGCCATTGATGGTCCGCGGCGATCCGTTGATGTTCGAGTATTCATCAAAAGGTATGGACGTGATCTGCCCGACGGGGGCGTGCCATATACCATCCGCCGCCGCACCGTACCGCCATCGGCGATAGATAAAGTCCCCGGGTACCCCATCCTGCAATGACAGTATGCCGAATAAAGATCGCGAATAGTCGCCCTTTTGACCGAGCATAGCGCTGCCCGGTCGGATGAAATACTCCGACCTTGATACGGTAGTGGCGGAGGCGTTCTTCAGCTGTGTGGCAAATTTGCTCGATGATCCGTCCGAGAAGCGATAAATTACCGTCGCTCCGATGAAGGCTTTGGGGATGGCCCATTTTGCCACCGACTCCGAAGCATTGCACTGGCGGATTCGGGCAGACGACGATGCGGCCGTTGCTCCCCCTGCGGAAAGCGTAAAGGCAGTTGCTACGAGGGATAGTTTCAGCCGTATCAACGCATGTCGCCGGTTGTGCTGCGCTCGGTTGTCCAAATATGGTTGCAAGTTGGGGCAATCTCTTACGCGTTTAGTGGGCTATGCAGCAGCCACGAGCCTTACGATTGCCGGTGCGGCGCTTGAAGATAGGAGTATAACTTCCTTATGTTTTACCTTTTTTAGCCTGATCGTCGGGCGTCAATTATTTGAAATTGTCTGCTGAAAATATTACGCCGATTCTCTATTGATTATTTTGACGTAATGCAAATTAAATTTGTATCCAATTTTGCTCTTATGCAAATGTCATTAGTAGCATGCGATGAAGCCGATCACTCTGAAATATTAGAGCTAAATTCCTGATTAAAATGGTGCTTTGGGTACTGTTCGGCGTGTATGCCTTGTTCTCAAAGTCGGGAAGGACACCGTCCCCGACCGTAACGACGATCCGTCCCTTAGGCCGGGCGCGTCGATCTTTTTGTCGCGCCCGATCCCACGCCTGCGTCGAACACCGACACCGCCTGCTGGCGGAAGTTCCGATTGGCGATATGGGCGGGCCGGACTAAAGACGGCGCCATCGACGGCTTGAACGCGAAGCTGTCGCTTCGACCTGTCCTGGTTCGAACCGGATTGCAGTTCCGAGAGTCCGAAAAATTTTGCATTCGATGTGGCGGTCGACGTCACTTCGGTTGAGATCGGCGCCGGCTTGTGCGCAAAGTGCGGACGATGTCCGCTGACGATCCCCTGCGACTGACCGACCGGCAAATCGATTGCCTGCGCCTGGTCGGCCAGGGGCTGTCGTCGAAGGAGATCGCTGCCGAGCTCGGCATTTCCCACCACACCGTCGACCTGCATCTCAAGCGGGCGATCCGCACCCTTGGGGTCGCCACCCGGCGCGATGCGGCGCGCCGGTGGGATGCGATCGCGGCGCAGGAAGGGGGCGCCGGGTCGGTCGAGACGCGCGCGCTTGCACTGGAACCGGCGACCCTGCCCGAGGAGGCGGCGGAGGCGCCGGCTGCCGGGGATACCCAGCCATTGGATACCCAGCCGGCCGGGCTTGCCGAACCGGCCCCGATTGCAGCCATAATGACCCCAGCCGGACACGACCGCCGCCCCAGGCTGCGGCTCCCGTTCCTCCGGCAAGGGAGGCAGTATAATGATCTGGAACCTGCCGCCCGTCTGGGCTGGATCGCGGCGTTGTCGCTGGCGATGCTCCTGGCGGCGGCGAATTTCCTGAACGGGCTCCGGGCTCTTCACGACCTGGTCTTCTGACCTTTCCGAACAGTGCAAACCATCGACGCGGTCGCCAAGGGGTGGCCGCGAAGGAGATCCGTCATGCCTTCTCCCAAGACGATTGCGGCCGTCCGCATCGCCCGGTCGCTCCAGCCGGCCGAGCTCGCCGCCAACCAGGCCGCGCTCAAGGTCCTCGCCATGGGCACCGCCGTGCTGACCGCGCGCGCCGACGGCACCTTCCTTCCGCTCGAGGCGCAGCGCGCGGTCGACTATATCGGCGATGCGACCAGCAAGGTCTTCGCTGCGATGAAGGACATCAAGAGCGCGCATGGCGAACTGAAAGCCGCGGCGATCCGTCACGACGTGCTGGGCCAGGGCGACATCTTCGAGACGCCCGACGGCAAGGAAACCCACGGCGCCCTGCCGACGCTCGCCGCGGTCGCCTGATGACCGCATTGACAGTCGCTGCAGACAAAGGCTCGATCGTGCACGATGAACGTCCTCTTCTATCTGGCCCTGCTCGTCTCGTGTTCCCTCTACGCGGCGATACGGGGCGGGGTGCCGGAAAGGATCGGGGTGGCCGTGCTGCTCGGCGCGGTCGTCGCCTCGCAGCTGGTCCCGACCGCCGGGGCGCAGCGGTTCAAGGTGATCGAGACCGGCATCCTGGCGGTCGATGCCGCGATGCTGGCCTGCGTCCTGATCCTGTCGGTCTATGCGCAGCGATACTGGCCGATGTGGATGGCCGCTGTCCTGGTCAACACGGTCGTCACGCACCTCCTGATGTTGTCGCCGACGCTGCGGCCCTGGTCCTATTCGGTGGCGCTTGCCGCCTGGAGCTATCCCAATCCGATCATTCTGGCGGTGGGGGCCTGGCGGCACCGCGCACGGGTGCGGCGGTATGGCGAGGATCCGCCGTGGAACCGGGCGCTGTCGCCGGGAGGCTGACATGAACGCGGGGCGCCACCCCAATGTGTCGAGTGCGCAGGAAGCCCTCGGCACGATCGGCGAGATCGAGGAGATGCTGGCGAGCGCTCGGCAACGCCTGTTGCGATCCAGCTGTGCCCGCCACCCGGACCTGGCCGGCAAGCTCTATCGCCTGCGCCGCGCCCGCGACCAGATGTTCGGCGACGACGCCGATCTCTTCGGCGAACCCGCCTGGGACATATTGCTCGACCTGTACCAGGCCGAGCGCGAGGGGCGCATCCTGGCGGTGTCGAGCGTGTGCATCGGCGCCAATGCCGCGACCTCGACGGCGCTCCGACGCATGCGCGAGCTGGAGCAGCGCGGGCTGATCGAGCGGCGGCGCGACCCGCAGGACGGCCGCCGGTCGTTCGTGCGCGCCAGCGACAAGGCGATCGTGCTGCTCGACGCCTGGCTGGACCGCGCATCGGTCTTGCTCGACGCACGGTAGCGGGCGCAGAACGGGCGGCATGACCCCGACCGAGGCCGTGCTGACCCTGCTCGCCGCCCGCGCCGACGACGCGACGATCTGCCCCAGCGAAGCCGCCCGCGTGCTGGCGACGGCGAAGGGGCAGGCGGCGGATTGGCGGGCCGAGATGCCCGCGGTCCACGCCGCCGTCGATGCGCTGGTCGAGGGCGGCCGCGTCGCGCTGCGCTGGAAGGGGGCCGCGTCGCGGTTGCGCAGCGGGCCGTATCGGATCGGGCATCCGCACTGACGCGCACCCCGGCCGCAGCCGAAGTTGACGAAGTTGCCGCCAATGCGCGTTTTCTCGGACGATGCGCCGCCGGCGGGACGCCCGGGCGACACCGGCGCAACACCGGCGCGACACTGACGCGACACCGGTGCGAGACCGACGCGACACCCCTGCGCCAGCCCGGCGCCGGTCGGGCGACGATGCCGCGCCGGTGCCGCGCCCGTTCGTTCTCACCCGCGGGGCCCCGGCGCGCCGCCGGCGGTCGGGCGCTGCGGCGCAGGCGGACGCGCGAAGGGATCGGCCAGCCGCCGCGCATGCTCGGTGAGCACCGCGTCCCAGTGGCGGACGAAGGGCGTGCCGGCCAGCCGCGCGCGCAGGCGATGCGCACTCGACCGCGACATCCCCGCCGCCCGCGCGGCCTGCGACACGCAGCCGCTGTCGAGCAACGCGGTCAGAAAAA
The nucleotide sequence above comes from Roseomonas aeriglobus. Encoded proteins:
- a CDS encoding DUF3253 domain-containing protein — encoded protein: MTPTEAVLTLLAARADDATICPSEAARVLATAKGQAADWRAEMPAVHAAVDALVEGGRVALRWKGAASRLRSGPYRIGHPH
- a CDS encoding ABC transporter ATP-binding protein, which gives rise to MSPLIEARGVSRRFGSGATQTTAVDSVDFDLHAGSFVGVIGPSGCGKSTLLNLIGLLDAPSAGTLRIGEEIVTPGKLDRRIARLRRDRIGFLFQDAGLLANMSVIGNLTLPLRYMGWSGKRAREKAFMKLAEYHLHGFADRPVDNLSGGERQRIALLRALLKEPAILICDEPTASLDEANSLAVIDALAASASRGTLVVCSTHDPLVMGRLSRRLAMHRGRLEADE
- a CDS encoding helix-turn-helix transcriptional regulator; this translates as MSADDPLRLTDRQIDCLRLVGQGLSSKEIAAELGISHHTVDLHLKRAIRTLGVATRRDAARRWDAIAAQEGGAGSVETRALALEPATLPEEAAEAPAAGDTQPLDTQPAGLAEPAPIAAIMTPAGHDRRPRLRLPFLRQGRQYNDLEPAARLGWIAALSLAMLLAAANFLNGLRALHDLVF
- a CDS encoding winged helix DNA-binding protein, whose protein sequence is MNAGRHPNVSSAQEALGTIGEIEEMLASARQRLLRSSCARHPDLAGKLYRLRRARDQMFGDDADLFGEPAWDILLDLYQAEREGRILAVSSVCIGANAATSTALRRMRELEQRGLIERRRDPQDGRRSFVRASDKAIVLLDAWLDRASVLLDAR
- a CDS encoding ABC transporter permease, which produces MNITLQSALWGIGSARWRSGTILITVMCAVSSVFFCTAIIGGFDDILRRMSFGRSAFTLTIRANEITNERVGPPSLDDLTFLRQAMPRATEAATWTTGRAAVRFENGAANIPVYGVLGQYRSELDTPLASGRWFTETELEENARVCLLGSGAADQLGDGATVGRTLHLSGVSCEIIGVLRYPDTRPARRFVDAAILPFQIVKRYFGQEEEPRRAVSWLTLFFPEGEDMAAARTSADTLLRKRHGVPQTRLSPYLFDDPEASVRDQERQRNMVARLLASITAIVILVSVICYCAVTIAACQLRRREFAIRMAMGALRHNVARQIIIENLILTIAGSFLGVACGYLLALVASSVWDWPIAISWRYAAALIACNLGLAACIGSYGGWLAGSTPPASAAR
- a CDS encoding efflux RND transporter periplasmic adaptor subunit, which produces MFGNPVRPLLPLILLTLLSCSDREDQQRYETIDVQRGDLRDIVQAVGDVRQPIEMMVPVLADAQVVSVSARLGDHVVKGQPLARLSLREPSDAANDASIDLEQARIALEIAHNRQAKAAATFAGVKQLHEKGFVPNARLAAEAKDLESEQLNVRSAERKLAALTSRTSRLRTRVAEQEILRSPCSCTVEDVSIVPGQIVGPSLADAFYLAGGGDALQVKVKVPEQDLARAQQAENIRFSVDTAPNETFPATIAYISNRPIKEGRFIYYTISLSFTRSNPTIRPGMTANVEFVNADARNVLKVPVKALYFRPPDYIPLMTPSMTKALQSAKDAEERRLAIAMGEGYEFGFLFSKGLRRIFVLEGGKPVRRLIRVGEQGEDVFAAISGLRPGETVVLGEARRVPPKET